GAAGATCAGGTCGAGAAGAACCTTGCAGTAATGCGCCTCGCGGTAGTCAATGTGGAAGAAGAGGCTGCCGTCCGCCGCCAGCACCCGCCGCGCCTCCACCAGCCGGGGCTCCAGGAAGCCGAGATAGTCGTCGAACAGGTCGGAATACGCCTTCGACCCCAGTTTCACCGTCCGGTAGCGCCTCCCCTGAAACCCCGTCCGGTCGCCGTCCTCGTCGCGGACTGTCGATAGTTGCGTCCGCCGCTGCACCTTGCCCGTGTTGAACGGCGGGTCTATGTAGATGAGGTTGACCGACCCCCCGGGGAGTTCCCGAAGGACGGGGAGGTTGTCGCTATGATAGATGATTAGTTCAGCCACGGGAAGCCCTCAATGGTTGCGAGTGTTCCGTACATTCTACACGGTACGATGGCGGCATTTCGCGCGCGGAGCGCGCCTTGGAGTGCGGTAGCTTGCTGCCGCCTTTCAGACCGGGGAAACGCCATGCCTCCGGGACGGCGGCATACCCCGGCTCATACCTGGGCTACGCGCGGGCAAGCCCGCGCGAAGAAGGGCGGCAGCAAGCTGCCGCACTCCAAGGTGCTGCGCACTGTGCAACACGGGGCGCGGCAAGCAGCGCCCCCACAAGAGGGTTGCACGGTGCTCGCGCACATGCCGACGGCATGGGCAGGTAGGGGCACCGCTTGCCGCGCCCTCTTCTCTTACCGCAGGACCGTCTCACCCGGCATGTGAGGGCCGGTCTTGGGAGAAGCGGCACGTTGAACGGCCTGCGGGATGTTTGTATGCTGGTGGCCCGTCGGTTAAGGCGGAAACAAGGAGCGTTTTTCATGAAGTGGAAGCTGGCTGTGGTGCTGGGGTGTCTGGCGGGCGCGGCGTTTGCCGTGGAGGAGTCGGAGGTGCTGGCGGAGTGGGTGGTGGAGTCGGGGGACGCGCGGGTGGAAATCTACCAGGGTGCCGGCGGCACCTATGAGGGGCGTCTGTGCTGGTTGAAGGAGCCGGAGTATCCCGCGGGGGACCCGGAGGCGGGCAAGCCGAAGCGCGACCGGGAGAACCCCGACAAGGCCCTGCGCGACCGTCCGATCCAGGGGCTGGTCTTTATGACCGGGTTCCGGTACGACGGCGACGGCAAGTGGAAGGGCGGCAAGGTGTACGACGCCGAGAGCGGCAAGACCTACAGCTGCAAGATGACGCTGAAGGACCGGGACACCCTGGAAATCCGGGGGTACATCGGCGTCTCCCTCCTGGGCCGCAACCAGACCTGGAAGCGCCACACGCCGCAGTGAGTCTCCGGAACTTTTCCCGGGGACGGGTGTTTCACGGGGTGCGCGCCGGACAGCGGTCCGGGGCGCGGTGACAAACCCGAAAACCAGGAGAACGAAGAGATGACACGGAACATCGCGATGCTGGCCCTGCTGCTGGCACTGGCACCGGCCCTTGCGGCCGTGGCCCAGCCCCCGGCGGGATCCCCCCCTCCCCCCTGCCCCGCCGCCCAGGGCGCGCCGTGCCCCGCGGCGCAGGCGGGCCCGCCCCCCGGGCCCGGTCCAGCGGCGATGGTGAAGGCCGCGGACGCCGACAAGGACGGCAAGGTAACCCTGGAGGAGTTCAAGGCCGCCGCGCTGAAGGGCGCGGAGAAGCGGTTCAAGGACCTGGACCGGAACGCGGACGGCGTGCTCACGCCGGAAGACCAGCCCGAACGCCCCACCCCCCCGGCAAAGCCCGCCGCGGCCAGGAAGCCGGGACAGGGCAAACCCCGGCAGGCCGGCCCCACGCCGCAGCAGCGCGCGGAGCAGGCCGCCAAGATGAAGGCCGCCGACACAGACGGTGACGGCAAGGTCTCCCGGGAGGAGGCGCGCTCCGCCTTCCCCAAGATGACGGACCAGCGTTTCAAGCAGATGGACCGGAACGGCGACGGCTTCCTGGGTCCCGAGGACCGCGTCCAGAAGGCCCCGAAGAAGGGCAAGCCCGCCCCCGCGAAAACCAACTGACCAACCCGTCAGGAGGACTGCGTCGGCCGGAAGGGCGCGTCCCTTCCGGCCGCCCGTGTTTTTCGGGTTCTGGTATGCTTTTGCCGGAGAGCAACAGCATGTCGCCGGACTTGAACGCAAAGAGGGTTCAACACGACAAGCGCGCCCTGCGCCGCGAGGCACTGGCGCGGCGGAAAGCCCTGCCCCGCGCCGAGAAGGCGCGCCATGACCGCGTCATCCGCGACCTTGTGCTGGGCCTTGAAGCCGTCCGGGGGGCCGGAGCGCTGCTCACCTATGTCTCCTCCCTGGAGAATGAGACGGACACCTGGGCCGTCCTGCGGGCCTTTCTCTCCCAGGAGCGGCCGGTTTTCGTGCCCCTCACGGGGGAGCGCTTCGGGGAAATGACTTTTGCGCGGATACTGTCGCCCGATGAGCTGCGCCCCAGGCGCTTCGGCCTGCTGGAGCCCGATCCGGCCGCCCGGCGCGCGGACCCGGTCCCGGAAAATGCCGTGTGCCTGGTGCCCGGGCTCGCATTCACCCGGACCGGCTACCGCATCGGCTACGGCGGCGGATACTTCGACCGGTTCCTCGCCGCGTTCAAAGGGGTTTCCGTGGGGCTGGCCTATGCGCTCCAGGTGGTGGACACGGTTCCCGTGCTGCCCCACGACACGCCGGTGGACCTGTTGGTGACCGAGGAAGGGGCGGTGGACTGCGCCGCCGAGCGCGGCCTCAGGGGGTGATCAGGCCCAGCACGGCGTCATGGACCGCGCCGTTGGTGACCAGCACGCCCTCGCGCCCGTCGAACACGCGCAGGGGCGACCCGTCCAGCCGGGTGGCCATGGCGCCCGCCTCCTCGGCAATGAGCTGGGCCGCCGCGTAGTCCCAGGGGTAGAGCGACATGTGGAGATAGCCGTCCGCGTCGCCCGTGGCCACCTGGCAGATGCCGCCGACGGCGGCGCCCAGGCAGCGGATCTGGCCCGCCTGCCTCATCACATTGACGGCGCGGCTCACGAAGGTGCGCCGGTCGTGGATGGTGCTGAAATCCACCTCAACGCAGGCCTCCTCCAGATGCTGCACCTCCGACACGCGCAGGCGCGCGCCGTTGCGGTAGCTTCCCGAGCCCTGCTCGGCCAGGAAAAGGTCGCCGGACAGGGGGAACACCACGCCCGCTGCGCGGGCCAGGCCCAGCTCCACAAAAGCCACCGAGACGCCGAACACGGGGGTCATGCCCCGCACGAAGTTGTAGGTGCCGTCCAGCGGGTCAATGACCCAGGCGCGCACGTTCGGATCGTCGGGAAGCCGTGACAAGGCCCCCTCCTCGCCGACCACGAGGTCCGTCGGGAACGCCTCGCGCAGGGCGTCCACAAAGCGCTTCTGCACCGTGAGGTCCACCTCCGTCAGCAGGTCGCCGGGATCGCCCTTGGACGCCACGGTGATCATCTCGCGCCGGCCGTATTTCTCCCGGACGTATTCGGCGGCCTCTCCGAGAAAGGTCTCAATCAGCTGAATTTCACGCATGGGGTCGTCTCTCCAGTCGAATCTGACGCTACACGGCGCGCACCCGGCCCACGCCGAGCCGCCGCAGCCGCTCCGCGGCGGCCTCGGCCTCCTGCCAGTTCATGGGCTTCCCGGGCGGCGGCGGCGACGGCGGCGCGCCGCCGATCTTCTCGCGTTTCGCCAAACCGCCCGGATGATAGGCCATGATATGCACCTCCGGCGGGCGGTTCAAGCTTTTCACAAGCGCGGCCACGGCCGCCAGATGGTCGTCGCGCAGCGTGGCGCCGGGCACCAGGGGGCACCGCAGCACCAGCGCGGCCCCCGCGCGGTCCAGCGCCCGGAGGTTTGCCAGGATGCGCCGGTTGCCGCGCCCCGTGTGGTGTTTGTGCAGCGCCGGGTCGGTCTCCTTGAGGTCGGCCAGGAAAAGGTCCGTCACGGGCAGCACCCCCTGGAGAACGGCCCAGGGCACGGCGCAGGAGGTCTCCACGCAGGTGTGCACGCCCGCGCCGCGCGCCGCGGCCAGCAGGGCGCGGGCAAATTCGGGCTGGGCCAGCGGCTCCCCGCCGCTCAGGGTGATCCCGCCGCCCGTGGCGTCGTAGAACGGCTTGTCCCGGAGCGCCTCCGCCATCACCTCCGCCACGGTCATGGTCCGGCCCGCGCGGGTCAGCGCGCCCGCGCAGCACGCGTCCACGCAGGCGAAGCACGCGCGGCACCGCGACCGGTCCAGGAGGTGCCCCGTTTCAGAGTCAAAAAGGT
This DNA window, taken from Candidatus Hydrogenedentota bacterium, encodes the following:
- a CDS encoding 5-formyltetrahydrofolate cyclo-ligase, which codes for MSPDLNAKRVQHDKRALRREALARRKALPRAEKARHDRVIRDLVLGLEAVRGAGALLTYVSSLENETDTWAVLRAFLSQERPVFVPLTGERFGEMTFARILSPDELRPRRFGLLEPDPAARRADPVPENAVCLVPGLAFTRTGYRIGYGGGYFDRFLAAFKGVSVGLAYALQVVDTVPVLPHDTPVDLLVTEEGAVDCAAERGLRG
- a CDS encoding glycyl-radical enzyme activating protein, giving the protein MLTPATPWSEPPGGGADTPSGVVFDIQRMCVHDGPGIRTVVFLKGCPLRCAWCHNPEGMDPRPQLLYHAAACVQCGKCAEVCPEGAHLFDSETGHLLDRSRCRACFACVDACCAGALTRAGRTMTVAEVMAEALRDKPFYDATGGGITLSGGEPLAQPEFARALLAAARGAGVHTCVETSCAVPWAVLQGVLPVTDLFLADLKETDPALHKHHTGRGNRRILANLRALDRAGAALVLRCPLVPGATLRDDHLAAVAALVKSLNRPPEVHIMAYHPGGLAKREKIGGAPPSPPPPGKPMNWQEAEAAAERLRRLGVGRVRAV
- a CDS encoding inositol monophosphatase; the encoded protein is MREIQLIETFLGEAAEYVREKYGRREMITVASKGDPGDLLTEVDLTVQKRFVDALREAFPTDLVVGEEGALSRLPDDPNVRAWVIDPLDGTYNFVRGMTPVFGVSVAFVELGLARAAGVVFPLSGDLFLAEQGSGSYRNGARLRVSEVQHLEEACVEVDFSTIHDRRTFVSRAVNVMRQAGQIRCLGAAVGGICQVATGDADGYLHMSLYPWDYAAAQLIAEEAGAMATRLDGSPLRVFDGREGVLVTNGAVHDAVLGLITP
- a CDS encoding DUF2147 domain-containing protein, translating into MKWKLAVVLGCLAGAAFAVEESEVLAEWVVESGDARVEIYQGAGGTYEGRLCWLKEPEYPAGDPEAGKPKRDRENPDKALRDRPIQGLVFMTGFRYDGDGKWKGGKVYDAESGKTYSCKMTLKDRDTLEIRGYIGVSLLGRNQTWKRHTPQ